A genomic segment from Malaclemys terrapin pileata isolate rMalTer1 chromosome 1, rMalTer1.hap1, whole genome shotgun sequence encodes:
- the LOC128830261 gene encoding olfactory receptor 52E2-like, giving the protein MAAFNITPSDSSMFILAGIPGLEAAHVWMSIPFFTFYIISLLGNFMILFVVGKEQTLHKPMYLLLCMLALTDIGMSTSVVPKALFIFWFNLKGITMDGCLTQMFFLHAIAVMHSAVLVTMAFDRYIAICDPLRYTTILTNARIAKLGLVGLTRAVLFILPEPLFLSRQPFCANRIIPHTYCTHMTLAKMSCGDITVNRTYSSVTAFVFIGFDLTLIALSYGLIIRAILRISSKKAHLKALNTCTAHICVMVVSYTPSLFSTLTQQFGQGIAHHVHIILANIYFFIPPVLNPIIYGVKTKELRDKVGKYTCRT; this is encoded by the coding sequence ATGGCAGCTTTCAACATCACCCCCTCTGACTCTTCAATGTTCATCCTAGCTGGCATCCCTGGCCTGGAAGCTGCTCACGTCTGGATGTCCATCCCTTTCTTTACGTTCTACATTATCAGCCTGTTGGGGAATTTCATGATTCTCTTTGTTGTAGGCAAAGAGCAGACCCTGCACAAGCCGATGTACCTGCTGCTCTGCATGTTGGCGCTCACAGACATTGGCATGTCTACCTCTGTAGTGCCTAAGGCACTGTttatattttggttcaatttgaaaGGAATTACTATGGATGGCTGTCTCACGCAGATGTTCTTCCTTCACGCGATTGCTGTTATGCACTCAGCCGTTCTTGTGACAATGGCCTTTGATCGCTACATTGCCATATGTGACCCTCTGCGATACACCACCATCCTCACCAATGCACGAATTGCTAAGCTAGGGCTTGTGGGTTTGACAagagctgttctcttcattctgcCCGAGCCCCTGTTCTTGAGCAGGCAGCCATTCTGTGCCAACCGCATTATCCCCCACACGTACTGCACGCACATGACTCTGGCAAAGATGTCGTGTGGGGACATCACAGTCAACAGGACGTACAGCTCAGTGACAGCGTTTGTATTCATCGGGTTTGACCTGACGCTCATTGCCTTATCCTATGGTCTGATCATCAGGGCCATTCTCAGAATCTCCTCCAAGAAAGCCCACCTGAAAGCCCTCAACACCTGTACTGCCCACATCTGTGTGATGGTGGTGTCTTAtactccctccctcttctccactCTGACACAGCAGTTTGGTCAGGGCATTGCACACCATGTTCATATCATCTTGGCCAACATCTATTTCTTCATCCCCCCAGTGCTCAACCCTATCATTTACggggtcaaaaccaaagagcttcGTGACAAAGTGGGCAAATACACCTGCAGAACGTGA